The following is a genomic window from Micromonospora cathayae.
TGGCGACGCCCCGGGCGAGGACCATCTCCGGGTCGTTCGGGAAGGCGACCGCGGTGGCGGTGAGCACGATCGGGTTGATCGCCGGGGCGGCGAGCAGGAAGGCCAGCGCCGCCGCCGGCGTGACCCCCCGGCGGATCAGCGAGCCGGCGATCGGCACCGCACCGCACTCGCAGCCGGGCAGCACCACCCCGGCGGCGCTGGCCACCGGCACGGCCAGGGCGGGATGCCGGGGCAGCGCGCGGGCCCAGAACGAGCGGGGCACGAAGACCGCGATCACCGCCGACAGCAGCACCCCGAAGACCAGGAACGGCACCGCCTGGACCAGCACCGAGACGAAGACCGTGGTCCAGGTCGCCAGTCGGGGCGCGGAGAGCGCGGCGGCCACCGGTTCCCGGAAGAGCACCAGCAGCACCAGAAGCGCCGCCAGCACCTCCACCGACCCGACCCGGCCGCCGAGCGCCGCGCCGATCCGGCCGCCGCCCGACCGGCCCGGCCCGCCGGCCGCCGACCCCCGCTGCGGCCCGTCGGCCGTCACTGCCCGCTGCCGTCCGTCAGCCGCCGCTGCCGCTGGCGGCCCGCCGGCTGCCGACCCCCGCTCCGGTACGTCCGGCGCGGTCACGTCCACCGCACCCGCCGGATCAGGGTGCCGGGTCGTCCGGTCGGCTGACGTCACGGCCGCCCCTTCACTCGACGGGGTGCGACGAGAACGTCGCCGTGGGTACGCGGAAGAACGGCCCAGGATAACCCGGACGTGACCCTCGTGACGGGCGACGACGCCGGTAACCCCTGGGTTCCGGCCCCGGTCGGTGCTAGCGTCTGCCGAGACAACTTCACCTCCGACAGGGGAGCGCACAGCGCTGAGAGTGCGGGCACCGTGCCCGCAGACCCTCGAACCTGATCTGGGTAATGCCAGCGCAGGGAGCTCGGTCGACCTCCAGCCGCGCCGCCGTCCGGTGCCCACCGGACGCGGCGTGCGTCTTGCCTGGTTCGTACCTGGACTGGGAGCACCGTACACATGAGCCAACTCGACAACCCCCGCTGGCGCACGATCGACATCGTGGTCGCCTCGGTGATCGCGGTCGCCTTCGGCGTCATCTTCTGGGCCTGGGGCCTGGTCTGGAGCGCCACCGAGGGCGCGTTCGCGTTCTTCCCACCGGCGCAGACCCTGATCTACGGTGTCTGGCTGATGCCGGCCGTGGTCGGTGGCCTGGTGATCCGCAAGCCCGGCGCGGCCCTGTACTGCGAGACGGTGGCGGCGGTGCTCTCCGCGCTGCTGGGCAGCCAGTGGGCCGGCACGGTGATCCCGCAGGGCATCGTCCAGGGGCTCGGCGCGGAGTTGGCCTTCGCCGCCTTCCGGTACCGGTCGTTCCGGCTGCCGACCGCCCTGCTGGCCGGGGCGCTGACCGGCCTGAGCGCGGCGCTGTTCGACTTCTTCGTCTGGAACGCCGCCTACGACCTGACCGGCTACCGCCTGCCGTACGCGCTGTTCACCGTCGTCAGCGC
Proteins encoded in this region:
- a CDS encoding ECF transporter S component, with the protein product MSQLDNPRWRTIDIVVASVIAVAFGVIFWAWGLVWSATEGAFAFFPPAQTLIYGVWLMPAVVGGLVIRKPGAALYCETVAAVLSALLGSQWAGTVIPQGIVQGLGAELAFAAFRYRSFRLPTALLAGALTGLSAALFDFFVWNAAYDLTGYRLPYALFTVVSATVIAGAGGYALTGALARTGALDRFPAAPHHRTPI